A genomic region of Ignavibacteria bacterium contains the following coding sequences:
- a CDS encoding aldo/keto reductase → MNYRILGKTNLKVSEIGFGAWAIGGPAMAGDIPIGWGKTDDNESRKAILKAVERGINFFDTADFYGLGHSEELLGEVLHNRWNDIILATKVGHELLPDGRINLNYSKDYILKACENSLRRLRKDVIDVYQLHSAKVEHLEKGECIEAMEILREQGKIRYWGISLNTFNPAPEIKFLAERNLGDTLQIVFNVINQIAMKEVIPLAVKKNYGIIARMPLQFGLLTGKFNENTTFSSDDHRSFRLNKYLLKRSIEALKPYFELVTKYNVDPALFALSFVLNHNEISTVIPGIRTEEQALMNTREKIQINETDLEFLHELGEKEFRDLIDEFAKYA, encoded by the coding sequence ATGAATTATAGAATTTTAGGTAAAACAAATTTAAAAGTAAGTGAGATTGGTTTTGGTGCCTGGGCAATTGGGGGGCCCGCAATGGCTGGAGATATTCCAATTGGCTGGGGAAAAACTGATGATAATGAATCAAGAAAAGCAATTTTAAAAGCAGTTGAAAGAGGAATTAACTTTTTTGATACTGCCGATTTTTACGGTCTTGGTCATAGTGAAGAATTGCTTGGCGAAGTTTTACATAACAGATGGAATGACATTATACTGGCTACAAAGGTTGGTCACGAATTACTCCCCGATGGCAGAATAAATCTTAATTATTCGAAAGATTACATTCTGAAAGCTTGTGAAAATAGTTTGAGAAGATTGAGAAAAGATGTCATTGATGTTTATCAACTTCATTCTGCAAAAGTTGAACATCTTGAAAAAGGTGAGTGCATCGAAGCGATGGAAATTTTAAGAGAACAGGGTAAAATTCGTTATTGGGGAATTTCATTGAATACCTTTAATCCGGCACCCGAGATTAAATTTTTAGCCGAACGAAATTTAGGGGACACTTTACAGATTGTTTTTAATGTTATAAATCAGATTGCAATGAAAGAAGTAATCCCGCTGGCAGTAAAGAAAAATTATGGAATAATCGCAAGGATGCCTCTTCAATTTGGTTTGCTGACAGGGAAGTTTAATGAGAATACAACTTTCAGCTCTGATGATCATCGTTCCTTCAGATTGAATAAATATCTGCTTAAAAGATCTATTGAAGCACTAAAACCTTATTTCGAACTTGTTACAAAGTATAATGTAGATCCTGCACTATTTGCTTTGAGTTTTGTTCTAAATCACAATGAAATTTCGACTGTAATTCCTGGAATACGGACTGAGGAACAAGCTTTAATGAATACGAGAGAAAAAATTCAAATAAACGAAACTGATTTAGAATTTTTACATGAATTGGGTGAGAAAGAATTTAGAGATTTAATAGATGAATTTGCAAAATATGCATAA
- a CDS encoding phosphatase PAP2 family protein, protein MEFLYSIDVAVFRFINSTLANPLTDKLMPFITDVRNWYLLYIFLWFLILFKGGRYRVGLAIGMILLVVVSDQLSSVLLKSLFARPRPCKVLENVHLLVGCTDSYSFPSSHAVNNFAAAMFFTYFYRHLKWILFSVASVMALSRIFVGVHYPSDVLGGALIGMGIGYLMAVIYNFILVNIYSLKIFGLKSNTPKGD, encoded by the coding sequence ATAGAATTTCTCTATTCAATTGATGTTGCAGTTTTTCGTTTCATAAATTCAACTCTGGCAAATCCGTTAACTGACAAATTAATGCCTTTTATAACAGATGTTCGTAATTGGTATTTACTTTATATCTTTCTTTGGTTTCTGATTTTATTCAAAGGTGGTAGGTATCGAGTTGGGCTTGCAATTGGAATGATCTTGTTAGTTGTAGTTTCTGATCAGCTTAGCAGTGTTTTGTTGAAAAGTTTATTTGCAAGACCAAGACCTTGCAAAGTTCTTGAAAATGTTCATTTGCTAGTTGGGTGTACGGATTCGTATTCTTTTCCATCCTCGCATGCCGTGAACAATTTTGCTGCTGCGATGTTTTTCACTTACTTTTATAGACATTTGAAATGGATTTTATTTAGTGTTGCATCGGTGATGGCTCTGTCAAGAATTTTTGTTGGTGTTCATTATCCTTCAGATGTTTTAGGCGGTGCTTTAATAGGAATGGGAATTGGTTATCTAATGGCGGTGATTTATAATTTTATTCTGGTGAATATTTATTCTTTAAAAATCTTTGGTTTGAAATCGAATACTCCGAAAGGTGATTGA
- a CDS encoding S9 family peptidase: protein MKKLFLFFVLLFFIQNINLISQNKRIFTSEDLWQMKRLSNLTVSPDGKYGCFVVTEYNIKENKGNSDLWLIDLKTYQTKRLTTNLNSDNSPVWHPDSRKIAFISKREGDYPQLYEIDIDGGEARLLYEMPMGISNPQYSKDGKRIFFVSKILPEFENDLDGLKKELKARKEKKVSAKVTENRFYRYWDSWLTDGFVSRVYVLDLETKELKDLMKGWNKIFNLDGGISFSISPDGKWLSFVANSTEPPYDSLNADVYLLNIDKPEEVKNITQDNFQDDSAPYFSKDGKYLFFGSQFDPDYSADNVRLMVYNLTNGITNNLTEQYDFSFFGFTQGDDLNKIYMLAEDRAKISLFEYDLLKNKLEKIYTGGSINSVNIKNQKAYFLKSTISEPQEIFEFDLKSKALKKISKFNDELMSQIKFGKVEEHYFIGAEGDSVQLYLVYPPDFDATKKYPLVHLIHGGPHGTFGDDFHYRWNAQLFAAPGYVIAMVNFHGSTSFGKNFGKSIVGAHGDKPFTDIMLSTDFLIRKFNFIDSTKMAAAGGSYGGYLVNWIAGHTNRFKALISHAGVYNLMGQFASDLTYERVKNYDGAPWQGRYENINRWNPAFFAHNFQTPMLIIHGEKDYRVVVTQGLEIYGVLKGKGIPARLVYYPDENHWILQPQNSIYWYQEVHNWFKKYLGE from the coding sequence ATGAAAAAATTGTTTTTATTTTTTGTTCTTCTCTTCTTTATTCAAAATATCAATTTAATTAGTCAAAATAAAAGAATTTTCACTTCGGAAGATTTATGGCAGATGAAAAGACTTTCAAATCTTACCGTTTCGCCTGATGGGAAATATGGTTGTTTTGTTGTGACAGAGTATAATATTAAGGAGAACAAGGGTAATAGTGATCTTTGGTTAATCGATTTGAAAACATATCAGACAAAAAGGCTGACAACAAATTTGAATTCAGATAATTCGCCAGTCTGGCATCCTGATAGTCGAAAGATTGCTTTTATTTCAAAAAGAGAAGGTGACTATCCTCAACTTTATGAAATAGATATTGATGGAGGAGAAGCCCGCTTACTTTATGAGATGCCAATGGGAATTTCAAATCCTCAATATTCGAAAGATGGTAAGAGAATTTTCTTCGTCTCAAAAATTTTACCCGAATTTGAAAATGATCTTGACGGATTGAAGAAAGAATTAAAAGCACGCAAGGAGAAAAAAGTCTCAGCAAAAGTAACTGAAAATCGTTTCTACAGATATTGGGACAGCTGGTTAACAGATGGATTTGTTTCTCGAGTTTATGTTCTTGATCTTGAGACGAAAGAATTAAAAGACCTGATGAAGGGCTGGAATAAAATTTTTAATCTTGATGGTGGAATTTCTTTTTCAATTTCACCAGATGGGAAATGGTTAAGTTTTGTTGCAAACAGCACAGAACCACCTTATGATTCATTAAATGCTGATGTTTATCTATTAAACATTGATAAACCTGAAGAAGTAAAGAATATTACTCAGGATAACTTTCAGGATGATTCCGCTCCATATTTTTCTAAAGATGGTAAGTATCTTTTCTTCGGCAGTCAATTCGATCCAGATTACTCGGCTGATAATGTGAGATTAATGGTTTACAATCTCACAAATGGAATAACTAACAATCTAACTGAACAATATGACTTTTCTTTTTTTGGATTTACTCAAGGTGATGACTTAAATAAAATCTATATGCTCGCAGAGGATAGAGCTAAAATCTCTTTATTCGAATACGATCTTCTTAAAAATAAACTCGAAAAAATTTACACCGGCGGGTCAATTAATTCAGTAAACATTAAAAATCAAAAGGCGTATTTCCTTAAAAGTACGATCTCGGAACCGCAAGAAATTTTTGAATTTGATTTGAAGAGCAAAGCTTTGAAAAAGATTTCTAAATTTAATGACGAATTAATGAGTCAAATAAAATTTGGAAAAGTTGAAGAGCATTATTTCATTGGTGCAGAAGGTGATTCAGTCCAGTTATATCTTGTCTATCCTCCAGATTTCGATGCAACGAAAAAATATCCTCTTGTTCATTTAATTCATGGAGGTCCTCACGGTACATTTGGTGATGATTTTCATTACCGATGGAATGCCCAACTTTTCGCTGCACCTGGTTATGTTATCGCAATGGTCAATTTCCATGGTTCAACAAGCTTCGGAAAAAATTTTGGCAAATCAATAGTTGGTGCTCATGGCGATAAACCTTTTACTGACATAATGCTTTCAACAGATTTTTTGATAAGAAAATTTAATTTTATTGATTCTACAAAAATGGCTGCTGCCGGTGGAAGTTACGGAGGCTATCTTGTCAACTGGATCGCAGGTCATACCAACCGCTTTAAAGCACTAATCAGTCATGCCGGCGTTTATAATCTAATGGGACAATTTGCAAGTGATTTAACTTATGAACGAGTAAAAAATTATGATGGAGCTCCATGGCAAGGAAGATATGAAAACATCAATCGATGGAATCCAGCTTTCTTTGCTCATAATTTTCAAACTCCAATGCTGATTATTCACGGTGAAAAAGATTATAGAGTTGTTGTAACTCAAGGTCTTGAGATATATGGTGTTCTTAAAGGTAAAGGTATTCCAGCAAGATTAGTTTACTATCCTGATGAGAATCACTGGATCCTTCAACCACAAAATTCAATTTACTGGTATCAGGAAGTTCATAATTGGTTTAAAAAATATCTTGGTGAGTAA
- a CDS encoding DUF2461 domain-containing protein yields the protein MKQLNFPFNTIDFLKKLSRNNNREWFHSHKDEYEKNFLLPAKICVVQIGDFLKSYLPNIIAEPEINKSIFRLNRDVRFSQNKEPYKTNLGLYFWEGKKKKLESSGFYFHLEPNTFLVAVGFYIFPPEILKRYRQVLLQQTKNSELYKIIQTLRRKGYSIEETKFKKLPPGFSPDHPFAELSKFGGLYAMYETNDLMQFKNVDIIEFSQKIMKDMIPLHKWIVENLG from the coding sequence ATGAAGCAACTCAACTTTCCTTTCAACACGATTGACTTTCTTAAAAAACTTTCACGAAACAATAATCGCGAGTGGTTTCATTCTCATAAGGACGAGTACGAAAAAAATTTTTTACTCCCGGCGAAAATTTGTGTAGTTCAAATTGGTGACTTTTTGAAAAGCTATCTGCCTAACATCATCGCCGAACCAGAGATTAATAAATCAATTTTTAGATTAAATAGAGATGTTAGATTTTCTCAAAACAAAGAACCATATAAAACAAATCTCGGACTTTATTTCTGGGAAGGAAAGAAAAAGAAACTGGAAAGTTCAGGTTTCTATTTTCATTTGGAGCCAAATACTTTTCTTGTAGCAGTGGGATTTTACATTTTTCCTCCTGAGATTTTGAAAAGGTACAGACAAGTTCTATTGCAACAAACAAAAAACTCTGAACTCTATAAAATTATTCAAACTTTAAGACGAAAAGGGTATAGTATAGAGGAAACAAAATTTAAAAAATTACCACCAGGTTTTTCTCCAGATCATCCATTTGCAGAGCTTTCAAAATTCGGCGGACTTTATGCGATGTACGAGACAAACGATTTAATGCAATTCAAGAATGTAGATATAATTGAATTTTCTCAAAAAATTATGAAAGATATGATACCCTTACATAAGTGGATTGTTGAAAATCTTGGTTAG
- the secG gene encoding preprotein translocase subunit SecG: protein MFTFLLIVSIFLAILLIIVVLMQSSKGGGLAGTFGGPGEMGAIFGVRRTADFLMKTTWVLAVTLMLLAIVINLAALPSSSQEKMRESIIQRKGMQSLPQRPALPPTQSTQPQQNK from the coding sequence ATGTTTACTTTCTTATTAATTGTATCCATATTTTTAGCGATATTGTTAATCATTGTTGTTTTAATGCAATCAAGTAAAGGTGGCGGTTTAGCTGGTACTTTTGGTGGGCCAGGTGAAATGGGCGCAATTTTCGGTGTCCGAAGAACAGCCGATTTTTTGATGAAAACAACTTGGGTTTTAGCTGTAACTTTAATGTTGCTTGCAATAGTTATAAACTTAGCTGCATTGCCTTCATCTTCGCAGGAAAAAATGAGAGAAAGCATTATTCAAAGAAAAGGAATGCAATCATTGCCTCAAAGACCTGCTTTACCTCCAACTCAATCTACCCAACCGCAGCAAAATAAGTAA